A stretch of the Archangium violaceum genome encodes the following:
- a CDS encoding adenylate/guanylate cyclase domain-containing protein, with amino-acid sequence MEGLGRPGGVSSAEDVVWYCDLRSYTEHGQVLSPEGMVALLNDYLACVGGAIEAHGGEIIRFLGDAVLATFRASQHQEGLTGACGAAVLAARDAMACVDGLNETRRERGLRPIRFDIALSVGELCYGALGTPARLDFTAVGLAVNLAGRIESLCEQLGEPVLVSNSFAQACQMRLRPLGAFNVKGFPEPQAVHGL; translated from the coding sequence ATGGAGGGGCTGGGTCGCCCCGGTGGTGTCAGCTCCGCTGAGGACGTCGTCTGGTATTGCGACCTGCGCTCCTACACCGAGCATGGTCAGGTGCTGTCTCCGGAAGGCATGGTGGCGCTTCTGAACGACTATCTGGCCTGCGTTGGGGGCGCCATCGAGGCCCATGGAGGAGAAATCATCCGTTTCCTGGGAGACGCGGTGCTGGCCACCTTCCGCGCGAGCCAGCATCAAGAGGGACTGACGGGAGCCTGTGGGGCCGCCGTCCTGGCGGCTCGGGATGCCATGGCGTGTGTCGACGGGCTCAATGAGACAAGACGTGAGAGGGGATTGAGGCCCATCCGGTTCGACATCGCGCTGAGTGTTGGTGAGCTGTGCTATGGGGCACTGGGGACACCCGCACGACTTGATTTCACCGCGGTCGGGTTGGCCGTCAATCTGGCTGGGCGCATCGAGTCGCTCTGCGAACAACTGGGCGAGCCGGTTCTGGTCTCCAATTCCTTCGCGCAGGCATGCCAGATGCGGCTGCGACCGCTGGGCGCATTCAACGTCAAGGGATTCCCGGAGCCGCAAGCCGTCCATGGCCTGTAG
- a CDS encoding DNA glycosylase AlkZ-like family protein: MEHTISLALLRHYSFARQHVTPGAQAPEIGQVAQTLVGVHSARLQTPFVALHNRVVDFSVPRLRHELHVARRFIKLRCMRKTLHTVPLALAPVVHQATLGFRVAECDRLYRKLGLSPGQIRRLQDAVMLAVQGRERSSREIEIFVRGRCRLEKDVLTAAVRASIKELWERGRLCYLNQSEHWGQEERYYADTGQHYAGLSLDSIEPEEAQRQLVRFYIDGYGPALEEDLCWWSGLSQGVIRRCIAHLGSDAVRVRVDGLEGSFLMSRRGREAMLDSSLPREPWVRLLAYEDPSLKGYAASRARYVDVRHYSRLFNAIGEARASIVADGEVVGCWTWDKKRQDVVLECFNPLKGELPMLLVIARERLAQCLRGGPVQRVAHPV, encoded by the coding sequence ATGGAGCACACAATCTCGCTTGCCCTCTTGCGGCACTATTCCTTCGCGCGACAGCACGTCACCCCCGGGGCCCAGGCCCCGGAGATAGGGCAGGTTGCACAGACATTGGTGGGGGTCCACTCCGCGCGCCTCCAGACTCCGTTCGTGGCACTGCACAACAGGGTCGTCGACTTCTCGGTCCCGCGGCTCCGCCATGAGCTCCATGTGGCGCGCCGCTTCATCAAGCTGCGCTGCATGCGCAAGACGCTCCACACGGTGCCGCTGGCCCTTGCCCCTGTCGTGCATCAGGCGACCCTGGGGTTCCGCGTGGCGGAGTGCGACCGGCTCTATCGAAAGCTTGGGCTATCGCCAGGACAGATTCGCCGGTTGCAAGACGCGGTCATGCTCGCGGTGCAGGGGCGGGAGCGTTCCTCACGAGAGATCGAGATTTTCGTACGAGGTCGCTGCCGTCTGGAAAAGGACGTGCTGACTGCCGCGGTGCGTGCGTCCATCAAGGAACTCTGGGAGCGCGGACGCCTCTGCTACCTCAACCAGAGTGAGCACTGGGGCCAGGAGGAGCGCTACTACGCGGACACCGGACAACACTACGCGGGACTTTCCCTGGACTCGATCGAGCCCGAGGAAGCGCAGCGGCAACTCGTCCGCTTCTACATCGATGGTTACGGGCCTGCACTGGAAGAGGACCTTTGCTGGTGGTCGGGGTTGAGTCAGGGGGTCATCCGGCGGTGTATCGCGCACCTCGGATCGGACGCGGTCCGGGTCCGTGTGGATGGCCTGGAGGGTTCGTTCCTGATGAGTCGACGTGGGCGAGAAGCCATGCTCGATTCCTCGCTCCCGCGGGAACCCTGGGTGAGGCTGCTCGCCTACGAGGATCCCAGCCTCAAGGGTTATGCCGCGAGCAGGGCGCGGTATGTCGACGTGCGTCACTATTCGAGGCTCTTCAATGCCATTGGCGAAGCGCGTGCGAGTATCGTGGCCGATGGGGAAGTGGTCGGCTGCTGGACCTGGGACAAGAAGCGTCAGGACGTGGTTCTCGAGTGCTTCAACCCGCTGAAAGGCGAGCTGCCCATGCTCCTGGTCATCGCGAGGGAGCGTCTGGCGCAATGTCTTCGCGGCGGACCGGTCCAGCGTGTCGCGCACCCTGTTTGA
- a CDS encoding SRPBCC domain-containing protein, producing MATKQRGLTPIDAYLAGLEDPAAKKTLGALHMQLRKLLPGAVETISYRMPTFKVDGNAVAGFAFFKTHCGYYPFSGSVVPALKAQLDGYATSKSGVTFPPDKPLPAKLVKMLVQARLAEIASSGKKPSATKKKANAKKALVTDRVTDSAVKEATGRDWKGWTRVLDAAGAGELNHKQLVAYLAREVESTWWRQSIAVAYEQARGKRVVGETAAAGFQVGVVRTLPMSAHEMWERVATQAERWLGAGAKLTLEPGAGYEVPKRRGAPGVRGEVRVVKPGQRIRMTWQPDGWKKPATLQLTLMPKARGVSFHVHMEKLPDAKAREAMREHWSRVLEGLAKE from the coding sequence ATGGCGACGAAACAGAGAGGGCTGACGCCCATCGACGCATACCTGGCGGGACTGGAGGACCCGGCGGCGAAGAAGACGCTGGGGGCGCTGCACATGCAGCTCCGCAAGCTGCTCCCGGGGGCGGTCGAGACCATCAGCTACCGGATGCCCACCTTCAAGGTCGACGGGAACGCCGTGGCCGGCTTCGCCTTCTTCAAGACCCACTGCGGCTACTATCCCTTCAGCGGCAGCGTGGTGCCGGCGCTGAAGGCGCAGCTGGACGGCTACGCCACGTCGAAGAGCGGCGTGACCTTCCCGCCCGACAAGCCGCTCCCGGCGAAGCTGGTGAAGATGCTGGTGCAGGCACGGCTCGCGGAGATTGCCTCGAGCGGGAAGAAGCCCTCGGCCACGAAGAAGAAGGCGAACGCGAAGAAGGCGCTCGTCACCGACCGCGTGACCGACAGCGCCGTGAAGGAGGCGACCGGGCGGGACTGGAAGGGGTGGACACGCGTGCTGGACGCGGCAGGGGCAGGCGAGCTGAACCACAAGCAGCTCGTCGCCTACCTGGCCCGAGAGGTGGAGTCCACGTGGTGGCGGCAGTCCATTGCCGTGGCGTACGAGCAGGCCCGCGGCAAGCGGGTCGTGGGCGAGACGGCGGCCGCGGGCTTCCAGGTGGGCGTGGTGCGCACGCTGCCAATGAGTGCCCATGAGATGTGGGAGCGGGTTGCAACACAAGCGGAGCGATGGCTCGGTGCCGGCGCGAAGCTGACTCTCGAGCCGGGGGCGGGTTATGAGGTTCCCAAGCGCCGTGGAGCACCCGGCGTACGCGGCGAGGTCCGGGTGGTGAAGCCCGGGCAGCGCATCCGCATGACCTGGCAGCCAGACGGCTGGAAGAAACCCGCGACGCTACAGCTCACGCTGATGCCGAAGGCGCGAGGCGTCTCCTTCCACGTGCACATGGAGAAGCTGCCGGACGCGAAGGCCCGCGAGGCGATGCGCGAGCACTGGTCCAGGGTGCTCGAAGGCCTCGCGAAGGAGTGA
- a CDS encoding MarR family winged helix-turn-helix transcriptional regulator — protein MRVKEGWEQLEAAKRASVGQLLLKCARLLDERAVARVNREGEAQARLRPAHTRLVAHIDVEGTRLTELARRLGVTKQAVGQLVEELVQQGTLELAPDPDDKRARRVRFTPRGMGAIAHGLEVLHQLETELARKVGTQRMRALHETLGELLEALEQLEREEAPGTGE, from the coding sequence ATGCGAGTGAAGGAAGGTTGGGAGCAGCTCGAGGCGGCGAAGCGTGCGAGCGTGGGGCAGCTGCTGCTCAAATGCGCGCGGCTGTTGGACGAGCGGGCGGTGGCGCGGGTGAACCGGGAGGGAGAGGCGCAGGCACGGCTGAGGCCGGCGCACACGCGGCTGGTGGCGCACATCGACGTGGAGGGCACGCGGCTCACCGAGCTGGCGCGGCGGCTGGGCGTGACGAAGCAGGCGGTGGGGCAGCTCGTGGAGGAACTGGTACAGCAGGGGACGCTGGAGCTGGCGCCCGACCCCGACGACAAGCGGGCGCGCCGGGTGCGCTTCACGCCCAGGGGAATGGGAGCCATTGCCCACGGGCTCGAGGTGCTGCATCAGCTCGAGACCGAGCTGGCACGCAAGGTGGGTACGCAGCGCATGCGCGCGTTGCACGAGACGCTGGGCGAGCTGCTCGAGGCCCTGGAGCAACTGGAGCGCGAGGAAGCCCCAGGGACCGGGGAGTAG
- a CDS encoding putative metal-binding motif-containing protein, whose product MRRLWILGLLLTFVACREKAPPEGAVRVTVGYGSYRPACLRVVARDTQGHEGQTEILQRQFKDPDARKILVAVFREPEWGRELTLEVSSFDGSTGEACSGSLVEQLSSQPIPVPLGDFAAFEATLRAKDDDGDSFIAREAGVNGLDCDDTSAEVYPGAAERCSVAVDYDCNGFKGCQDSQCQQKACDDGNACTTDDFCEGSGVSAQCKGQEVRCEKPAGACVLGATCSQETGQCVVTRKECNTPESTCFESVGACNDATGFCEYTPKAASVSCDDSDACTTGDVCSGTGVCLGTQTPCMASSICFRVTGGCTALGNCTEEPDPSKVNAACTLAGGAGSGVCRASDGRCSRFPYVPSNFDPDAIPTESILPLTTTCEVTFDSTALSWTPESCVSNPPAPIELTQGHGMVLFALSNLNLGGNLRLVGNRPVILAVYGDATLNQNILANARGTLPGAGGGLESACTERRGRGGVYSNLVGGGGGGAGGGTAGAPGGNGTSSGSERGDGGSTGGDSFVPLVGGCSGGSGGGGGGAEALGGQGGAGGGAVQLSVAGTLTVNQRVSASAGGGSGGQYSNANGGQAGGGGGGGSGGQVLLEAYQLNLGSSGRLTANGGGGGEGSGYHSSLQRNGKVGADGSVDSGSQVAGGSGDSQAGGEGGNGGALSGTPGAGTAGTDVGVSAKGGGGGGGGAAGHIRLRSVRPCAINSSSIISPATDTQCPL is encoded by the coding sequence ATGCGTCGACTCTGGATATTGGGACTGCTCTTGACGTTCGTTGCCTGCCGCGAGAAGGCTCCTCCCGAAGGGGCCGTGCGGGTCACGGTGGGTTACGGCTCCTACCGGCCGGCGTGCCTGCGCGTGGTGGCCAGGGACACCCAGGGGCATGAGGGCCAGACGGAAATCCTCCAGCGCCAGTTCAAGGATCCGGACGCGAGGAAAATTCTCGTCGCGGTGTTCCGCGAGCCCGAGTGGGGACGGGAGCTGACCCTGGAGGTGTCGTCCTTCGATGGCTCCACGGGCGAGGCGTGCTCCGGTTCCCTGGTGGAGCAACTCTCCTCGCAGCCCATCCCGGTGCCCCTGGGGGACTTCGCCGCCTTCGAGGCGACGCTGCGGGCGAAGGACGATGACGGGGACTCCTTCATCGCGCGCGAAGCGGGGGTGAATGGGCTGGACTGCGACGACACGAGCGCCGAGGTGTACCCGGGGGCCGCCGAGCGGTGCAGCGTCGCGGTGGACTACGACTGCAACGGCTTCAAGGGTTGTCAGGACTCCCAGTGCCAGCAGAAGGCGTGTGACGATGGCAACGCCTGCACCACGGACGACTTCTGTGAGGGCTCGGGGGTGTCGGCGCAGTGCAAGGGGCAGGAAGTGCGGTGCGAGAAGCCCGCTGGGGCGTGCGTCCTGGGCGCCACGTGCTCCCAGGAGACGGGCCAGTGCGTCGTCACTCGCAAGGAGTGCAACACGCCGGAGTCGACGTGCTTCGAGAGCGTGGGGGCGTGCAATGACGCCACCGGCTTCTGCGAGTACACCCCCAAGGCCGCTTCCGTGAGCTGCGATGACAGTGATGCCTGCACCACGGGCGATGTGTGTAGCGGAACGGGAGTGTGTCTGGGCACCCAGACCCCGTGCATGGCCTCCAGCATCTGTTTCCGCGTGACGGGAGGCTGTACGGCGCTCGGCAATTGCACCGAGGAGCCGGACCCCAGCAAGGTGAACGCCGCGTGCACGCTCGCGGGTGGAGCCGGATCTGGGGTGTGCCGGGCCTCCGACGGCAGGTGCAGCCGCTTCCCCTATGTGCCGAGCAACTTCGATCCGGATGCCATCCCCACGGAGAGCATCCTGCCGCTGACCACGACGTGTGAAGTCACCTTCGACTCGACGGCGTTGAGCTGGACTCCCGAGAGCTGCGTCAGCAATCCGCCCGCCCCCATTGAACTGACTCAGGGCCACGGGATGGTGCTGTTCGCCTTGTCGAACCTGAATCTGGGCGGGAATCTGCGGCTCGTGGGCAACCGCCCCGTCATCCTCGCTGTCTACGGAGATGCCACGCTGAACCAGAACATCCTCGCCAATGCTCGGGGCACGCTGCCCGGCGCGGGCGGCGGTTTGGAGTCGGCCTGCACGGAGCGACGTGGCAGGGGGGGCGTGTACAGCAACCTGGTGGGTGGAGGTGGAGGAGGCGCTGGAGGGGGGACCGCGGGTGCTCCTGGAGGCAATGGGACGTCTTCTGGCTCGGAGCGTGGCGATGGCGGGAGTACGGGGGGAGATTCCTTCGTCCCACTCGTTGGCGGCTGTTCGGGAGGGAGCGGAGGAGGGGGCGGAGGCGCGGAGGCCCTGGGAGGGCAGGGAGGGGCGGGAGGAGGAGCCGTGCAACTGTCCGTGGCGGGCACGCTCACGGTCAACCAACGCGTCTCCGCCAGCGCGGGGGGCGGGAGCGGAGGGCAGTACAGCAACGCCAACGGTGGCCAGGCAGGAGGGGGAGGCGGAGGAGGCAGTGGCGGCCAGGTGTTGCTCGAGGCCTACCAGCTGAATCTCGGCAGCTCGGGCCGGCTGACCGCGAATGGAGGAGGGGGTGGGGAGGGCAGTGGTTATCACTCCAGCCTCCAGCGCAATGGCAAGGTGGGGGCGGATGGCTCCGTGGATTCGGGGAGTCAGGTTGCTGGCGGAAGTGGTGATTCCCAGGCAGGTGGAGAGGGCGGCAACGGAGGTGCGCTGAGCGGGACTCCTGGCGCTGGTACCGCGGGGACTGACGTGGGCGTCAGTGCCAAGGGAGGCGGCGGAGGAGGCGGAGGCGCCGCGGGCCACATCCGGCTGAGGTCCGTGAGGCCCTGCGCCATCAACAGCTCCAGCATCATCAGCCCGGCGACCGACACGCAGTGCCCGCTGTAG
- a CDS encoding substrate-binding periplasmic protein, translated as MKSHMRGWLALGALAAHVSTGAGCSCNGTEKPPEKAVPAAAPTPPQPLRVALAGSYVPLHFQRAGQMEGLEADLARLIGQQLGRPVEFINPRSLSLDSVSAIAQGKVDLGLNSISPTEERRRRVDFTQPYVTLSYRFAGEESCEAMVPDDATALAEMTGRVAVPKGPALEAAQRVLPQATLVPTSSSKLAVAAVQQGEADCALDEDVGLLQSLEGTSLRLIGVEAGQSPLAIAVPKGQAAAYDAVLRGLQPRLAELMTKWQPGQMKAPIAGLEDAENLGVLCNVLQQEVELREAPEWSAPVRESWPCGTVVEILRESEHRTPARQDDGSGFREYFDGLWFQVRVAANGKRGWAYGDNLFKWLRADDPDSSKSWGLDRELIGRKVAGRYAFGVALDQHSPSPEEDGPEMDEDLALPFLYMKGAPFVAPMHLPSPRPDALWAHIHDSAQWMFLVLNSAGGSSTLQSISASSMGMVSYKVRMKVGIGYQDGGARATFTGEFAENTPQVSLTSIFRDE; from the coding sequence ATGAAGAGTCATATGCGAGGGTGGCTCGCGCTGGGAGCGCTGGCCGCCCATGTCTCCACGGGCGCGGGCTGTAGCTGCAACGGAACGGAGAAACCACCCGAGAAGGCCGTCCCCGCCGCGGCCCCCACACCTCCCCAACCGCTGCGCGTGGCACTGGCCGGGTCCTATGTTCCTCTGCACTTCCAGCGCGCGGGCCAGATGGAGGGCCTCGAGGCGGACCTCGCGCGGCTGATAGGCCAGCAGCTCGGGCGGCCGGTGGAGTTCATCAACCCGCGCAGCCTGTCCCTGGACAGCGTGAGCGCCATCGCGCAGGGCAAGGTGGACCTGGGTCTCAACTCCATCTCGCCCACCGAGGAGCGACGGCGGCGGGTCGACTTCACGCAACCCTACGTGACGCTCTCCTACCGCTTCGCGGGTGAGGAGTCCTGCGAGGCGATGGTGCCGGATGACGCCACGGCGCTGGCCGAGATGACAGGGCGGGTGGCGGTGCCCAAGGGCCCCGCGCTCGAGGCCGCGCAACGCGTTCTGCCCCAGGCGACGCTCGTCCCCACGTCCTCGTCCAAGCTGGCGGTGGCGGCGGTCCAGCAAGGCGAGGCCGACTGCGCCCTCGATGAGGATGTGGGCCTGCTGCAGTCCCTCGAGGGCACCTCCCTGCGCCTCATTGGGGTCGAGGCGGGTCAATCCCCACTGGCCATCGCCGTCCCCAAGGGCCAGGCCGCCGCCTATGACGCGGTGTTGCGCGGACTCCAGCCCCGGCTCGCCGAGCTGATGACGAAGTGGCAGCCGGGTCAGATGAAGGCGCCCATCGCCGGACTGGAGGACGCGGAGAATCTCGGCGTGCTGTGCAACGTCCTCCAGCAAGAGGTGGAGCTGAGAGAGGCACCCGAGTGGTCCGCCCCGGTCCGGGAGTCCTGGCCCTGTGGGACGGTGGTGGAAATCCTGCGAGAGAGCGAGCACCGCACGCCGGCGCGCCAGGACGACGGGAGCGGATTCCGCGAGTACTTTGACGGCCTGTGGTTCCAGGTGCGGGTCGCCGCCAATGGCAAGCGCGGATGGGCCTATGGCGACAACCTCTTCAAATGGCTCCGAGCGGACGATCCGGACTCCTCGAAGAGCTGGGGCCTCGACCGGGAGCTGATTGGCCGCAAGGTCGCGGGCCGGTATGCCTTCGGGGTCGCGCTCGACCAGCACTCTCCGAGCCCCGAGGAGGATGGTCCCGAGATGGATGAAGATCTGGCCCTGCCCTTCCTCTACATGAAGGGCGCTCCGTTCGTCGCGCCGATGCACCTTCCCTCCCCCCGCCCGGACGCCTTGTGGGCCCACATTCACGATTCCGCCCAGTGGATGTTCCTGGTGCTCAACTCCGCGGGAGGTTCGAGCACTCTCCAATCCATCTCCGCCAGTTCCATGGGAATGGTCAGCTACAAGGTCCGCATGAAGGTCGGTATCGGCTACCAGGACGGGGGAGCCAGGGCGACGTTCACCGGGGAGTTCGCCGAGAACACGCCCCAGGTGAGCCTGACTTCCATTTTCAGGGATGAGTGA
- a CDS encoding acyl-CoA dehydrogenase family protein has product MSNKKMWGREEFWGLGFEFDPQWLLTDEQKKLQAALIDLCRTTLRVNAVESDARLVYPRKNLQELAKLGLLGLIVPRELGGLGQNHVCAAMVVETLARYGCASTAMCYTMHLGAVAAGLLRHHDNPVLQDIFKRIDKDCLIGTLSYSDPETGSHFWYPVSSGAEETPNGWRVRKKASWTTSGGFADWYIVQTTSPDFGGNYANLSCFLILRDEVKSNPANWNGLGLRGNQSGPIEIDDVEIPKDRLVGPIGDGATSNDECVDPFFLLCSSACWNGIALGMIDIAKDHTTRKTHVDVGMRVADYPTIQDYIGECIMDTNAARALDYQMGQAMDAVTNNCDWSLHKDPAALPRSQYLHWMWQVKFIAAKNVAHVSDKMLHACGGTGYKPALGIERYLRDAKAGWVMGPTNEVLRQFVGKMALLGTQSLDYWNQSLNERVLNNELKKLDADGKRQLAEKLLAEANGKMASVA; this is encoded by the coding sequence ATGAGCAACAAGAAGATGTGGGGTCGTGAGGAGTTCTGGGGCCTGGGATTCGAGTTCGATCCACAATGGCTCCTCACCGACGAGCAGAAGAAGCTTCAGGCCGCGCTGATCGACCTCTGCCGGACCACGTTGCGCGTGAATGCCGTGGAAAGCGATGCGCGGCTCGTCTATCCGCGCAAGAACCTCCAGGAGTTGGCGAAGCTCGGACTGCTCGGGCTCATCGTGCCAAGAGAGCTGGGGGGCCTGGGGCAGAACCACGTCTGTGCCGCCATGGTCGTCGAGACCCTCGCGCGCTACGGCTGTGCGAGCACCGCCATGTGCTACACCATGCACCTGGGCGCGGTCGCCGCCGGTCTCCTCCGCCATCACGACAACCCGGTACTGCAGGACATCTTCAAGCGCATCGACAAGGACTGTCTCATCGGCACGCTGTCCTATTCCGACCCTGAAACCGGCTCGCACTTCTGGTATCCGGTCTCGTCGGGCGCCGAGGAGACACCGAATGGCTGGCGCGTGCGCAAGAAGGCCTCCTGGACCACCTCGGGTGGTTTCGCTGACTGGTACATCGTGCAGACCACCAGTCCCGATTTCGGCGGCAACTACGCCAACCTCTCCTGCTTCCTCATCCTGCGCGACGAGGTGAAATCCAACCCCGCCAACTGGAATGGTCTGGGGCTGCGCGGCAATCAATCCGGCCCGATAGAAATCGACGATGTGGAGATCCCCAAGGACCGGCTGGTCGGTCCGATCGGTGACGGCGCGACGTCCAACGACGAGTGCGTCGATCCCTTCTTCCTCCTGTGCTCGTCCGCCTGCTGGAACGGCATCGCGCTGGGGATGATCGACATCGCGAAGGACCACACGACCCGTAAGACCCACGTCGACGTGGGCATGCGCGTCGCCGACTACCCGACCATCCAGGACTACATCGGCGAATGCATCATGGACACCAACGCCGCACGCGCCCTCGACTACCAGATGGGCCAGGCGATGGATGCGGTCACGAACAACTGCGATTGGTCCCTGCACAAGGATCCGGCCGCCTTGCCCCGCTCCCAGTACCTGCATTGGATGTGGCAGGTGAAGTTCATCGCCGCGAAGAACGTCGCGCATGTCTCGGACAAGATGCTGCATGCCTGTGGCGGCACGGGCTACAAGCCGGCGCTTGGCATCGAGCGTTATCTGCGCGACGCCAAGGCGGGCTGGGTCATGGGCCCGACCAACGAGGTGCTGCGTCAGTTCGTCGGCAAGATGGCTCTGCTCGGCACGCAGTCACTCGACTACTGGAACCAGTCGCTCAACGAGCGCGTGCTGAACAACGAGCTGAAGAAGCTCGACGCGGATGGCAAGCGCCAGCTCGCCGAGAAGTTGCTCGCCGAAGCCAACGGGAAGATGGCCTCGGTCGCCTGA
- a CDS encoding acyl-CoA desaturase yields the protein MDGCMVYAFFAAHWVLCVFFQSLFQHRYAAHRMFTMGPRTERAMHLLTYLVQGASFLSPRGYAILHREHHAFSDTEKDPHAPSFHPNALRMMLHTKKRYDDYAYDRKQPEPRFLGGYPEWPLVDRTLGQSWVMRLAWGALYTAFYVAFATSPWQFLLLPIHFVMGPVHGAIVNWCGHKYGYRNFSNGDDSRNTLPVDILCMGELFQNNHHKYGMSPDFAARRWELDPTWQVMRVLARLGVIHIATPQRAVYPEPERLGETT from the coding sequence ATGGATGGGTGCATGGTCTACGCCTTCTTCGCCGCCCATTGGGTTCTGTGCGTCTTCTTCCAGAGCCTCTTCCAGCACCGCTACGCCGCGCACCGCATGTTCACCATGGGGCCGCGCACCGAGCGTGCGATGCATCTGCTCACCTACCTGGTCCAGGGCGCCAGCTTCCTGTCGCCGCGCGGCTACGCCATTCTCCACCGCGAGCACCACGCCTTCTCAGACACCGAGAAGGATCCGCACGCCCCCTCCTTCCACCCCAACGCGCTGCGGATGATGCTCCACACGAAGAAGCGCTATGACGACTACGCCTATGACCGGAAGCAGCCCGAGCCGCGCTTCCTCGGGGGCTACCCGGAATGGCCGCTCGTGGACCGGACGCTTGGCCAGTCCTGGGTCATGCGTCTCGCCTGGGGCGCGCTCTACACCGCCTTCTACGTCGCCTTCGCCACCAGCCCCTGGCAGTTCCTGTTGCTGCCCATCCACTTCGTCATGGGCCCGGTGCACGGAGCCATCGTCAACTGGTGCGGCCACAAATATGGCTACCGCAACTTCTCCAACGGCGATGACTCGCGCAACACGCTGCCGGTGGACATCCTCTGCATGGGCGAGCTCTTCCAGAACAACCACCACAAGTACGGGATGAGCCCCGACTTCGCCGCTCGCCGCTGGGAACTGGACCCCACCTGGCAGGTGATGCGTGTGCTCGCCCGGCTTGGAGTCATTCACATCGCCACGCCCCAGCGCG